A genomic window from Hyla sarda isolate aHylSar1 chromosome 10, aHylSar1.hap1, whole genome shotgun sequence includes:
- the SLC2A1 gene encoding solute carrier family 2, facilitated glucose transporter member 1 isoform X1, producing MPETEEKEPTPKPAANESTSLVHGPEEKKMTLRLMVAVCVAVLGSLQFGYNTGVINAPQTVIEKFYNETWLSRYGEEISDASLTTLWSLSVAIFSVGGMIGSFSVGLFVNRFGRRNSMLMINLLAFIAAIFMGFSKMAYSFEMLIIGRFIIGLYCGLTTGFVPMYVGEIAPTSLRGALGTLHQLGVVVGILIAQIFGLEPIMGNDSLWPLLLGCIFVPALIQCAALPFCPESPRFLLINRNEEDKAKSVLKKLRGTTDVTADMQEMKEESRQMMREKKVTILELFRSPLYRQPIFIAIVLQLSQQLSGINAVFYYSTDIFRKAQVEQPIYATIGCGIVNTAFTVVSLFVVERAGRRTLHLIGLGGMAGCAILMTIALSLLDTVKGMPYLSIVAIFGFVAFFEIGPGPIPWFIVAELFSQGPRPAAIAVAGLSNWTANFIVGMGFQYVEKLCGAYVFVIFTVLLICFFIFTFFKVPETKGRTFDEIACDFRQGGESNPDKHNSPEEFHSLGDSQV from the exons ATGACGTTGCGGTTGATGGTGGCTGTATGTGTCGCTGTCCTCGGATCCTTGCAGTTTGGCTATAACACTGGAGTTATTAACGCACCACAGACG GTGATTGAGAAGTTTTACAATGAGACATGGCTGTCAAGGTATGGGGAGGAAATCTCAGACGCCAGCCTCACCACCCTGTGGTCCTTGTCGGTGGCCATCTTCTCTGTTGGGGGCATGATCGGCTCCTTTTCTGTTGGTCTCTTTGTGAACAGATTTGGCAG GCGTAATTCCATGTTGATGATTAACCTACTGGCCTTCATAGCTGCTATTTttatgggcttctccaaaatggcatatTCTTTTGAGATGCTGATTATTGGCCGGTTTATCATTGGCCTCTACTGTGGTCTTACCACTGGATTTGTGCCCATGTATGTTGGGGAAATAGCTCCTACATCTCTTCGTGGGGCTCTAGGAACGCTGCATCAGCTGGGCGTTGTGGTTGGAATTCTTATAGCTCAG ATATTTGGCTTGGAACCAATCATGGGTAATGACAGTCTGTGGCCGCTTCTTCTTGGCTGCATTTTTGTACCTGCCCTCATCCAATGTGCAGCACTGCCCTTCTGTCCTGAGAGTCCTCGGTTTTTGCTCATTAACCGTAATGAAGAAGATAAAGCCAAAAGTG TCCTGAAGAAACTTAGAGGCACCACAGATGTGACAGCCGACATGCAGGAGATGAAGGAAGAGAGTCGTCAGATGATGAGGGAAAAGAAAGTCACCATATTGGAGCTGTTCCGCTCCCCTCTGTATCGCCAGCCGATCTTCATTGCTATTGTTCTGCAACTATCACAGCAACTCTCTGGTATTAATGCG GTCTTCTACTATTCGACTGATATATTTCGGAAAGCCCAGGTTGAGCAGCCAATCTATGCCACCATCGGGTGTGGAATTGTCAACACAGCATTTACTGTTGTATCG CTGTTTGTGGTCGAGCGAGCTGGACGACGTaccctccaccttattggactggGTGGCATGGCTGGATGTGCTATATTGATGACAATTGCTCTTTCGTTATtg GACACTGTAAAAGGGATGCCCTACCTCAGCATTGTTGCCATTTTTGGCTTTGTAGCATTCTTTGAAATTGGACCAGGACCTATCCCATGGTTCATTGTCGCTGAGCTATTCAGTCAGGGTCCTCGTCCTGCAGCTATTGCAGTTGCTGGCCTTTCCAATTGGACCGCCAACTTTATTGTGGGAATGGGCTTCCAGTATGTAGAG AAACTCTGTGGTGCCTACGTCTTCGTCATCTTCACAGTCCTTCTCATTTGCTTCTTCATCTTTACGTTCTTCAAAGTGCCTGAGACAAAGGGCCGTACCTTCGATGAAATTGCGTGTGACTTTCGGCAGGGTGGGGAGAGCAATCCTGACAAGCACAACTCTCCAGAAGAATTCCACAGCCTGGGAGATTCCCAAGTGTAA
- the SLC2A1 gene encoding solute carrier family 2, facilitated glucose transporter member 1 isoform X2, giving the protein MESGGKMTLRLMVAVCVAVLGSLQFGYNTGVINAPQTVIEKFYNETWLSRYGEEISDASLTTLWSLSVAIFSVGGMIGSFSVGLFVNRFGRRNSMLMINLLAFIAAIFMGFSKMAYSFEMLIIGRFIIGLYCGLTTGFVPMYVGEIAPTSLRGALGTLHQLGVVVGILIAQIFGLEPIMGNDSLWPLLLGCIFVPALIQCAALPFCPESPRFLLINRNEEDKAKSVLKKLRGTTDVTADMQEMKEESRQMMREKKVTILELFRSPLYRQPIFIAIVLQLSQQLSGINAVFYYSTDIFRKAQVEQPIYATIGCGIVNTAFTVVSLFVVERAGRRTLHLIGLGGMAGCAILMTIALSLLDTVKGMPYLSIVAIFGFVAFFEIGPGPIPWFIVAELFSQGPRPAAIAVAGLSNWTANFIVGMGFQYVEKLCGAYVFVIFTVLLICFFIFTFFKVPETKGRTFDEIACDFRQGGESNPDKHNSPEEFHSLGDSQV; this is encoded by the exons ATGGAGTCTGGGGGCAAG ATGACGTTGCGGTTGATGGTGGCTGTATGTGTCGCTGTCCTCGGATCCTTGCAGTTTGGCTATAACACTGGAGTTATTAACGCACCACAGACG GTGATTGAGAAGTTTTACAATGAGACATGGCTGTCAAGGTATGGGGAGGAAATCTCAGACGCCAGCCTCACCACCCTGTGGTCCTTGTCGGTGGCCATCTTCTCTGTTGGGGGCATGATCGGCTCCTTTTCTGTTGGTCTCTTTGTGAACAGATTTGGCAG GCGTAATTCCATGTTGATGATTAACCTACTGGCCTTCATAGCTGCTATTTttatgggcttctccaaaatggcatatTCTTTTGAGATGCTGATTATTGGCCGGTTTATCATTGGCCTCTACTGTGGTCTTACCACTGGATTTGTGCCCATGTATGTTGGGGAAATAGCTCCTACATCTCTTCGTGGGGCTCTAGGAACGCTGCATCAGCTGGGCGTTGTGGTTGGAATTCTTATAGCTCAG ATATTTGGCTTGGAACCAATCATGGGTAATGACAGTCTGTGGCCGCTTCTTCTTGGCTGCATTTTTGTACCTGCCCTCATCCAATGTGCAGCACTGCCCTTCTGTCCTGAGAGTCCTCGGTTTTTGCTCATTAACCGTAATGAAGAAGATAAAGCCAAAAGTG TCCTGAAGAAACTTAGAGGCACCACAGATGTGACAGCCGACATGCAGGAGATGAAGGAAGAGAGTCGTCAGATGATGAGGGAAAAGAAAGTCACCATATTGGAGCTGTTCCGCTCCCCTCTGTATCGCCAGCCGATCTTCATTGCTATTGTTCTGCAACTATCACAGCAACTCTCTGGTATTAATGCG GTCTTCTACTATTCGACTGATATATTTCGGAAAGCCCAGGTTGAGCAGCCAATCTATGCCACCATCGGGTGTGGAATTGTCAACACAGCATTTACTGTTGTATCG CTGTTTGTGGTCGAGCGAGCTGGACGACGTaccctccaccttattggactggGTGGCATGGCTGGATGTGCTATATTGATGACAATTGCTCTTTCGTTATtg GACACTGTAAAAGGGATGCCCTACCTCAGCATTGTTGCCATTTTTGGCTTTGTAGCATTCTTTGAAATTGGACCAGGACCTATCCCATGGTTCATTGTCGCTGAGCTATTCAGTCAGGGTCCTCGTCCTGCAGCTATTGCAGTTGCTGGCCTTTCCAATTGGACCGCCAACTTTATTGTGGGAATGGGCTTCCAGTATGTAGAG AAACTCTGTGGTGCCTACGTCTTCGTCATCTTCACAGTCCTTCTCATTTGCTTCTTCATCTTTACGTTCTTCAAAGTGCCTGAGACAAAGGGCCGTACCTTCGATGAAATTGCGTGTGACTTTCGGCAGGGTGGGGAGAGCAATCCTGACAAGCACAACTCTCCAGAAGAATTCCACAGCCTGGGAGATTCCCAAGTGTAA